The following are encoded together in the Anopheles nili chromosome 3, idAnoNiliSN_F5_01, whole genome shotgun sequence genome:
- the LOC128725451 gene encoding signal recognition particle receptor subunit beta, protein MEKINRKSSARASIKLGELNYTPVLIALAVVLLTLVVLFLWKRKKTERSAVLLTGLCDSGKTCLFTNLMLGGVRETFTSIKENVGFFKTEKGRELKVVDVPGHERLRSKFFDEYKNVAKAIVYVIDSVSVQKDIRDVADFLYTILADKATTKIPVVVLCNKQDETLAKSESAIKSMLEKEINIVRQTRKSQLQSVDNSSSSETFLGKSAGVDFDFEQVGQRIRFVPCSAKEEDYNGLTTFLEGL, encoded by the exons atggagaaaattaaCAGAAAATCATCGGCTCGCGCTTCGATAAAGCTTGGAGAGCTCAACTACACGCCGGTGCTGATCGCGTTAGCTGTAGTGCTTCTAACACTTG TTGTGCTGTTCCTATGGAAACGCAAGAAAACCGAGCGATCCGCAGTGCTGCTCACCGGCTTGTGTGACTCGGGAAAGACGTGCCTGTTTACGAACTTAATGTTGGGTGGGGTACGCGAAACGTTCACATCGATTAAGGAAAACGTCGGGTTCTTCAAGACGGAAAAGGGACGGGAACTGAAGGTGGTTGATGTCCCCGGGCACGAACGATTGAGGAGCAAGTTTTTCGATGAATATAAAAACGTCGCCAAGGCTATAGTTTACGTGATCGATAGCGTATCTGTTCAGAAGGACATCCGAGACGTAGCCGA CTTCCTGTATACTATCCTTGCGGATAAGGCAACGACCAAGATTCCAGTAGTCGTACTGTGCAACAAGCAAGATGAAACATTGGCTAAAAGCGAATCGGCTATCAAAAGCATGCTGGAAAAGGAAAT CAATATTGTCCGACAGACCAGAAAAAGCCAGTTGCAATCAGTCGATAACAGCTCATCTTCGGAGACGTTTTTGGGTAAATCTGCTGGAGTTGATTTCGACTTTGAGCAGGTCGGTCAGAGGATACGCTTCGTTCCGTGTTCGGCAAAGGAGGAAGATTATAACGGACTGACGACATTCCTGGAAGGCCTGTGA